The genomic segment GACTTCAGGAGAGGAAACATATTTGTGGCATGACAGGAGATGGTGTCAATGATGCTCCTGCTCTCAAGAGGGCCGACATCGGTATCGCTGTGGCTGATGCAACCGACGCCGCACGAAGCGCATCAGACATTGTCTTGACCGAGCCAGGACTAAGTGTGATTGTGAGTGCTGTGTTAACCAGTAGAGCCATCTttcaaagaatgaaaaactaCACTATCTATGCAGTTTCCATTACAATACGTATTGTGTTGGGATTCATGCTTGTTGCTCTCATCTGGAAGTTTGATTTCTCGCCTTTTATGGTCCTTATCATTGCCATCCTAAACGATGGAACCATCATGACCATTTCAAAGGATAGGGTGAAGCCATCACCTGTGCCTGACTCATGGAGACTCAAAGAGATTTTTGCTACTGGTGTTGTCCTTGGAACATACATGGCCTTCGCGACCGTGTTTTTCTTCTGGCTCGCCAACGAAACCGTCTTCTTCCCGGTGAGAAAACGATATCGTGCCCTGAATGTTAAACACAAAGATGACATTGTGTACTAACATGTCAACATTGTCTGCAGAACACATTTGGCATAAAGCCACTCAGAGGTATTGCTGAGATGAACTCTGCTCTCTATCTTCAAGTGAGCATTATCAGTCAAGCTCTCATCTTTGTCACGAGGTCAAGAAGTTGGTCCTTTGTTGAATGCCCTGGTTTCTTGCTAGTTATTGCCTTCCTTGCTGCACAGTTGGTAAGAACAACACTTCTTTCAAACCCTTTTCAAAACTGCACAAtctttgtaacggcccaacatccttactggcatacCGTCTcgtatccacccccttcggggctcagcctcctcgctggcacatcgctcagtgtctagctttaataccatttgtaacgatccaagtccaccgcttgcacatattgtcctctttggactttcaccctcaaggtttttaaaattcgtttgctagggagaggtttccacactggtgtttcgttctcttccctaatcgatatgagatttcacaatccacccattttCGTGAcatagcgtccttgctggcacacagcctcgtgtccaccctccttcggggcttacctcctcgctggcacatcgtcaagtgtctagctctgataccatttgtaatggcccaagcccactgttagtagatatcgtcctctttgagcttaccctttcgggattcccc from the Cucurbita pepo subsp. pepo cultivar mu-cu-16 unplaced genomic scaffold, ASM280686v2 Cp4.1_scaffold000930, whole genome shotgun sequence genome contains:
- the LOC111786019 gene encoding ATPase 8, plasma membrane-type-like; translated protein: ADGFAGVFPEHKYEIVKRLQERKHICGMTGDGVNDAPALKRADIGIAVADATDAARSASDIVLTEPGLSVIVSAVLTSRAIFQRMKNYTIYAVSITIRIVLGFMLVALIWKFDFSPFMVLIIAILNDGTIMTISKDRVKPSPVPDSWRLKEIFATGVVLGTYMAFATVFFFWLANETVFFPNTFGIKPLRGIAEMNSALYLQVSIISQALIFVTRSRSWSFVECPGFLLVIAFLAAQLVATLIAVYSEWDFARIKGIGWGWAGAIWLFSIVTYFPLDVLKFAIRYGLSGKAWDNMLENKTAFTTKKDYGKGEREAQWAIAQRTRHGLQPPETIFHEKSSYEELSAIAEQAKKRAEIARLRELHTLKGHVESVVKLKGLDIDTIQQHYTL